A portion of the Pseudoxanthomonas sp. JBR18 genome contains these proteins:
- a CDS encoding FecR family protein: protein MKLCLRLVALLCLVCLAIPVLAAESTIDDGHVALVKQARGSVTITRGGKTLEAAGGAQLEVSDRVVTGAGATASIVFRDGTLLTLGQDADIVVRDYVFAPKEDKFSFSLYMTRGSAIYESGKIGKLDPESVKIETPKATVGVRGTRFLIEAN, encoded by the coding sequence ATGAAGCTTTGCCTGCGCCTGGTGGCGCTGTTGTGTCTGGTATGCCTGGCCATTCCCGTGCTGGCCGCGGAAAGCACCATCGATGATGGGCATGTCGCGCTGGTCAAACAGGCGCGCGGGTCGGTGACGATCACGCGCGGTGGCAAGACGCTCGAGGCGGCCGGAGGCGCGCAACTTGAGGTCTCCGATCGGGTGGTCACCGGCGCAGGTGCCACCGCATCGATCGTGTTCCGTGATGGCACGTTGCTGACGCTGGGGCAGGACGCGGACATCGTGGTGCGCGATTACGTCTTCGCGCCGAAGGAGGACAAGTTCTCCTTCTCGCTCTACATGACCCGCGGCTCGGCGATCTACGAGTCCGGCAAGATCGGCAAGCTTGATCCTGAGTCGGTGAAGATCGAGACGCCCAAGGCCACTGTGGGCGTGCGTGGTACCCGGTTCCTCATCGAAGCCAACTGA